A portion of the Cyanobacteriota bacterium genome contains these proteins:
- a CDS encoding mechanosensitive ion channel family protein: protein MSNYQELLNQEFFGNTIEQYLYAIGIFIGLLILFRIFRKIILGRLRKIAAATPTHFDDTLVEILDAIHPRFYDLTALYFASHSLILAQFLNKGIRGIFLGLFMIQLINASQKILEYFLIKALKNNQTNEADQMVFSGLSLFIKIGLWAVGILLFLSNMGVNVTSLTASMGIGGIAIALAVQNILGDIFSSFSIYFDKPFAVGDFITVGEHMGTVKKIGMKSTRLEALQGEEIVISNKELTSARVQNFKKMNKRRIPFTIGVTYETSLDKCKQIPEIIKTIFSEVDNADLDRVNFKEFAAYSLNFEIVYYHLSGDYIEYMRIREIINLKIKEEFEKASIDMAFPTQTVIVEKT, encoded by the coding sequence ATGAGCAATTACCAAGAACTATTAAATCAAGAATTTTTTGGAAACACAATTGAACAATATTTATATGCGATCGGAATCTTTATTGGGCTACTGATTCTATTTAGAATCTTTCGCAAAATTATTCTAGGCAGATTACGCAAAATAGCTGCTGCAACCCCAACCCACTTCGATGACACATTAGTTGAGATTTTGGATGCTATACATCCACGGTTTTATGATCTTACCGCTCTCTATTTTGCAAGCCATTCTTTGATCTTGGCTCAGTTTCTTAACAAGGGTATTCGTGGAATTTTCTTGGGGCTTTTTATGATCCAACTCATTAATGCTTCGCAAAAAATCCTTGAATATTTCTTAATCAAGGCACTCAAAAACAATCAAACGAATGAAGCTGACCAAATGGTATTTAGTGGTCTTAGTCTCTTTATCAAGATTGGTCTCTGGGCAGTTGGTATTTTACTATTCCTCTCAAACATGGGAGTGAATGTCACTTCATTAACTGCAAGTATGGGTATTGGTGGTATTGCCATTGCTCTTGCTGTACAAAATATACTCGGTGATATTTTCAGTTCTTTCTCTATCTATTTTGACAAACCTTTTGCTGTTGGTGATTTCATAACAGTCGGGGAGCACATGGGTACAGTTAAAAAGATCGGTATGAAAAGCACACGCCTGGAAGCACTTCAGGGAGAAGAGATTGTAATTTCCAACAAAGAACTAACAAGTGCTCGCGTGCAAAATTTCAAAAAAATGAATAAGCGCCGTATTCCCTTTACCATCGGTGTCACTTACGAGACTAGCTTAGATAAATGCAAACAGATTCCTGAAATCATCAAAACAATTTTCTCAGAAGTTGATAACGCTGATTTAGACAGAGTCAACTTCAAAGAGTTTGCAGCTTATAGTCTCAATTTTGAAATCGTCTACTATCACCTTTCTGGTGACTATATTGAATATATGCGTATTCGCGAAATCATCAATCTAAAAATCAAAGAAGAGTTTGAAAAAGCTAGTATTGATATGGCTTTCCCTACTCAGACTGTGATTGTTGAGAAAACATAA